A region from the Acidobacteriota bacterium genome encodes:
- a CDS encoding copper oxidase, protein MSKSKINGPWPHAFRFVIGVLVVMALAGPIWAQIAEPGGPVAEEPNAGTCQRILTAKVVALDQPYFWNRLGAVQPHGMMYALRRDVEPLPGYSGLQAGRVRLRPDKRPRPLVLRMNVGDCLTVEFTNLLDTPAPSDNKPLTTHASIRAIGMQLVDSIDSDGSWVGKNPNNSMVPPNGTAHYTWHAQREGTHLLYNGGAMVGGEGDGGSIGNGLFGAINVEPRKAEWYRSQLTAQEMAWASVGLSATGHPILNYNAVYPAGHRFAGAPIIRMTQASLGSPLEIIHSDLTAIITGPNRGNFPAGTYPPNPVYPQRHLPFREFTIIFHDELGAVQAFPEIFDKDINPVLAHTTHSTRDAFAINYGTGGIGSEIYANRIGVGPMRDCVECKYEEFFLSSWTVGDPAQVVDIPANATCPSFVPGTPGCQPRATKVLYPDDPSNVYHSYLNEHVKFRNVLAGSDDHHIFHLHAHQWLHTPDSDKSTYLDSQAIGQGTSFTYEITNGGSGNINRTAGDSIFHCHFYPHFAQGMWSMWRVHDVFETGTPLDVLGRPLSGARALPDAEILEGTPIPALVPLPGYVMAPMPQRKASISNGQIVLGPGDGNPGYPFFIPGEAGHRPPTPPLDVLDDGGLPRHVITDGDFWEVHTRLDFTKILEEADAYALPSSGTQVEEAAMRYHASNHPSIYPTGVSGTFVTNGKKPIAGAPYADPCPTLAQDVSDAAFKTYKAANIEMDVILNKKGWHFPQQRFISLWEDVDSYLNGNKPPEPLFFRAHSGDCVVYHHTNLVPNIYELDDFQVRTPTDILGQHIHLVKFDVTASDGGANGWNYEDGTLSPDEVRERIHAINLRGGLRASKGSNLRQILTAQPHPFFGSGHNGKWLGAQTTIQRWWADPVLDNDNNDRTLRTVFTHDHFGPSTHQQVGLYAGLVVEPAGTDWFHSETGVPLYTRTDGGPTTWQAAIENPDDPEASFREFMFEFSDFQLAYWPNEKEPLLPYPHRARQPGEGFDDPDNAVNPPARKQIGLPFLYERPRECPGGVKPPCPELISADDPGTFSVNYRNEPVALRVRDPQSNTQAPGLQGDLSYAYASMHRADQDLNTQPNFYDRLTKDQRPTDPFTPLLRAFEEDPVIVKILVGGQEEEHNFSVHGLKWLFEPADDNSGFRNSQMMGISEQFNLEIPALPAGTGQGRERFTDFLYKTSSSVDGQWNGVWGIIRGYRGTAAAGEATPLKPLNANPNGRAPSDYNFLSPDMPCPAGVPVRNYKLVAVQAATALPGGKLVYNSRNTVVDPGTLGAKQGPLVDPTAILFLRASDYNFNTKKIKSGVPIEPLILRANAGDCITVELLNEMPAGAAAPDLDGFNAMPNIIERFNANQVNPSNEVGLHPQLVFFDPANSDGQNVGFNDIQTVAPTGTITYRWFAGEVRFVSGQVVTIPIEFGATNLMSSDPIKHSNKGAIGALIIEPQGSRWIDDYRMSQVSTLPHPDMRPTRAAATVFPPNGKPFREFVTLFQTDLNLRYDQDNSAVKHLAVNEDAGERGQKAINYRTEPLWFRLGYKPETPPTITRTKDYTRVLSNSLVGGDPETPVFIAEPGSDVRFRVLSPGGHTQNGAFELRGHIWEEEPYVNGSHQLGANPLSEWQGSIHGLGPSSHYDVLVKNGAGGAFEVTGDYLFRDYVSWMFHNGSWGILRVDTGGIIDHAKELVDANIISSSATAPSLP, encoded by the coding sequence ATGTCTAAGTCAAAGATCAACGGCCCCTGGCCGCACGCATTCAGATTCGTCATCGGGGTCCTGGTTGTGATGGCGTTAGCGGGTCCCATCTGGGCCCAAATCGCCGAACCCGGCGGACCCGTAGCCGAAGAGCCCAACGCGGGAACCTGTCAGCGCATCCTGACGGCCAAAGTGGTGGCTCTCGATCAACCTTACTTTTGGAACCGTCTGGGAGCGGTGCAGCCGCACGGCATGATGTACGCTCTCCGGCGCGACGTGGAGCCTTTGCCGGGCTATTCCGGACTGCAAGCCGGGAGGGTGCGCCTGCGCCCCGACAAGCGGCCCCGGCCCCTGGTTCTGCGCATGAACGTGGGCGACTGCCTGACAGTCGAGTTCACCAACTTGCTGGATACGCCCGCGCCCAGCGACAACAAGCCGCTCACAACCCACGCTTCCATCCGCGCCATCGGAATGCAGCTCGTGGACTCGATCGATTCCGACGGCTCATGGGTGGGCAAAAACCCCAACAACAGCATGGTTCCCCCCAACGGAACGGCCCACTACACCTGGCATGCCCAGCGTGAGGGAACTCATCTGCTCTACAACGGCGGAGCCATGGTGGGAGGCGAAGGCGACGGCGGATCGATCGGCAACGGACTCTTCGGCGCCATCAACGTCGAACCCCGCAAGGCCGAGTGGTACCGCAGTCAACTGACCGCCCAGGAAATGGCCTGGGCATCGGTCGGACTGAGCGCCACGGGTCATCCCATTCTCAACTACAATGCCGTCTATCCGGCGGGACACCGCTTTGCGGGCGCGCCCATCATCAGGATGACGCAGGCTTCCCTGGGATCGCCCCTGGAGATCATTCATTCCGATCTGACGGCCATCATCACGGGACCCAACCGCGGCAATTTCCCGGCTGGGACCTATCCGCCCAATCCCGTCTATCCGCAGCGTCATCTGCCTTTCCGCGAGTTCACCATCATCTTCCACGATGAGTTGGGCGCCGTTCAGGCCTTTCCGGAGATCTTCGACAAGGACATCAACCCGGTGCTGGCCCACACCACCCATTCCACCCGCGACGCCTTCGCCATCAACTACGGCACCGGCGGCATCGGATCCGAGATCTACGCCAACCGCATCGGCGTAGGCCCCATGCGCGACTGCGTGGAGTGCAAGTACGAGGAGTTCTTCCTCAGTTCCTGGACGGTGGGCGACCCCGCCCAGGTGGTCGACATTCCGGCCAATGCCACCTGCCCCAGCTTCGTCCCGGGAACGCCGGGATGCCAGCCTCGGGCCACCAAGGTGCTCTATCCCGACGACCCCTCCAACGTCTATCACTCCTACCTCAATGAGCACGTCAAGTTCCGAAACGTGCTGGCGGGATCGGATGACCACCACATCTTCCACCTGCACGCGCACCAGTGGCTGCACACGCCCGACAGCGACAAGTCCACCTACCTCGACTCGCAAGCCATCGGGCAGGGCACATCGTTCACCTACGAGATCACCAATGGAGGCAGCGGCAACATCAACCGCACCGCCGGCGACTCCATCTTCCACTGCCACTTCTATCCCCACTTCGCTCAGGGAATGTGGTCGATGTGGCGCGTCCACGACGTCTTCGAGACGGGAACGCCTCTCGACGTCCTGGGACGTCCTCTGTCTGGCGCCAGGGCCTTGCCGGACGCCGAAATCCTGGAAGGGACCCCCATTCCGGCGCTGGTTCCGCTGCCCGGCTATGTGATGGCTCCCATGCCTCAGCGCAAAGCCAGCATCAGCAACGGCCAGATCGTGCTGGGACCGGGAGACGGCAATCCCGGCTATCCCTTCTTCATTCCCGGCGAAGCCGGACACCGTCCGCCCACCCCGCCGCTGGACGTGCTCGACGACGGCGGACTGCCCCGCCACGTCATCACCGACGGCGATTTCTGGGAGGTCCACACCCGTCTCGACTTCACCAAGATTCTGGAGGAGGCCGACGCTTATGCGCTGCCTTCCAGCGGAACCCAGGTTGAGGAAGCGGCCATGAGGTATCACGCCAGCAACCATCCCAGCATCTACCCCACCGGCGTATCCGGCACCTTCGTGACCAACGGCAAGAAGCCTATCGCGGGAGCGCCCTACGCCGACCCCTGCCCCACGTTGGCCCAGGACGTGTCCGACGCGGCCTTCAAAACCTACAAGGCGGCCAACATCGAGATGGACGTCATCCTCAACAAGAAGGGATGGCACTTCCCGCAGCAGCGCTTCATCTCGCTGTGGGAGGACGTCGACTCCTATCTCAACGGCAACAAGCCCCCCGAGCCCCTCTTCTTCAGGGCTCACAGCGGCGACTGCGTGGTTTACCATCACACCAACCTGGTGCCCAACATCTATGAGTTGGACGACTTCCAGGTGCGCACGCCCACCGACATACTGGGACAGCACATCCACCTGGTGAAATTCGACGTCACCGCCTCGGACGGAGGCGCCAACGGATGGAACTATGAGGACGGGACGCTTTCTCCCGACGAGGTGCGCGAGCGCATCCACGCCATCAACCTGCGCGGCGGACTGCGAGCCAGCAAGGGAAGCAACCTGCGCCAGATTCTGACGGCCCAGCCCCATCCCTTCTTCGGATCGGGCCACAACGGCAAATGGCTGGGGGCTCAGACCACCATCCAGCGCTGGTGGGCCGACCCGGTTCTGGACAACGACAACAACGACCGCACCCTGCGCACCGTCTTCACCCACGACCACTTCGGTCCTTCGACCCACCAGCAAGTCGGCCTCTACGCCGGATTGGTGGTGGAGCCGGCCGGCACCGACTGGTTCCACAGCGAAACGGGAGTGCCGCTTTACACCCGCACCGACGGCGGACCTACCACCTGGCAGGCTGCCATCGAGAATCCCGACGATCCTGAAGCCAGCTTCCGCGAGTTCATGTTCGAGTTCTCGGACTTCCAGTTGGCTTACTGGCCCAACGAGAAGGAGCCGCTGCTGCCTTATCCGCATCGGGCCCGCCAGCCCGGCGAAGGATTCGACGATCCCGACAACGCCGTCAATCCGCCGGCCCGCAAGCAGATCGGACTGCCCTTCCTCTACGAGCGTCCCCGCGAATGCCCGGGAGGAGTCAAGCCTCCTTGTCCCGAGCTGATCTCGGCCGACGATCCGGGCACCTTCTCGGTCAACTACCGCAACGAGCCGGTGGCCTTGCGCGTCCGCGACCCGCAAAGCAACACTCAGGCCCCGGGCCTACAGGGAGACCTCTCCTACGCCTACGCCTCCATGCACAGAGCTGACCAGGATCTCAACACTCAGCCTAACTTCTATGACAGGCTGACCAAGGACCAGCGTCCCACCGACCCCTTCACTCCCCTGCTGCGGGCCTTTGAAGAGGACCCGGTGATCGTCAAGATCCTGGTGGGCGGACAGGAAGAAGAGCACAACTTCTCGGTCCACGGACTGAAGTGGCTCTTCGAACCCGCCGACGACAACTCGGGCTTCCGCAACTCGCAGATGATGGGCATCTCAGAGCAGTTCAACCTCGAGATCCCGGCTCTGCCGGCCGGCACCGGCCAAGGCCGCGAACGTTTCACCGATTTTCTCTACAAGACGAGTTCTTCAGTGGACGGACAGTGGAACGGCGTCTGGGGCATCATCCGCGGCTATCGCGGAACCGCCGCCGCCGGCGAGGCCACTCCCCTCAAGCCGCTCAACGCCAACCCCAACGGCCGGGCCCCCTCCGACTACAACTTCCTGAGTCCGGACATGCCTTGCCCGGCCGGAGTCCCGGTGCGCAACTACAAGCTGGTTGCCGTTCAGGCGGCCACCGCTCTTCCGGGCGGAAAGCTGGTCTACAACAGCCGAAATACGGTAGTTGACCCCGGCACTCTCGGAGCCAAGCAGGGACCGTTGGTGGATCCCACCGCGATCCTCTTCCTGAGAGCCTCGGACTACAACTTCAACACCAAGAAGATCAAGTCCGGAGTCCCCATCGAACCGCTGATCCTGCGCGCCAACGCGGGAGACTGCATCACGGTGGAATTGCTCAACGAGATGCCTGCCGGCGCGGCGGCGCCCGACCTGGACGGCTTCAACGCCATGCCCAACATCATCGAGCGCTTCAACGCCAATCAGGTCAATCCCTCCAACGAGGTGGGCCTGCATCCTCAACTGGTCTTTTTCGATCCGGCCAACAGCGACGGTCAGAACGTCGGATTCAACGACATTCAGACGGTGGCTCCGACCGGCACCATCACCTATCGCTGGTTTGCGGGGGAGGTGCGATTCGTCAGCGGCCAGGTCGTGACCATTCCCATCGAGTTCGGCGCCACCAACCTGATGTCGTCCGATCCCATCAAGCACTCCAACAAGGGCGCAATCGGAGCTCTCATCATCGAGCCCCAGGGATCGAGGTGGATCGACGACTACCGCATGAGCCAGGTGAGCACCTTGCCTCACCCCGACATGCGTCCCACCCGCGCCGCGGCGACGGTATTTCCGCCCAACGGAAAGCCCTTCCGCGAGTTCGTGACCCTCTTCCAGACCGACCTCAACCTGCGCTACGACCAGGACAACTCGGCCGTCAAGCACCTGGCGGTCAACGAGGACGCCGGCGAGCGCGGGCAGAAGGCCATCAACTACCGCACCGAACCGCTCTGGTTCCGTCTGGGCTACAAGCCCGAAACTCCTCCCACCATCACCCGCACCAAGGACTACACCCGGGTGCTGAGCAACAGCTTGGTGGGCGGCGATCCCGAGACCCCGGTCTTCATCGCCGAACCCGGAAGCGACGTCCGCTTCCGCGTCCTCAGCCCGGGCGGGCACACCCAGAACGGCGCCTTCGAACTTCGCGGGCACATCTGGGAAGAGGAGCCCTACGTCAACGGATCCCATCAGTTGGGCGCCAACCCGCTCTC
- a CDS encoding SCO family protein: MRYSRKILLATLALLCLSLSPVMAAGEGDSGSQAARNYFTDVVLINQHGEPMRLYSDLLQGKVVIISTFFTACDGVCPVSQSNLKKIQDWLGDRMGSEVHFLSLSVDPLNDTTEKLAEFAARYKARPGWHFLSGDPENVRFALRKVGQFVDDRESHQSIFIIGNEPTRLWKKAFGLSKPEDLIPIVDSVLNDKPGF; this comes from the coding sequence ATGAGATACAGCCGCAAGATTCTGCTCGCGACGCTTGCGCTGCTGTGCCTGTCCCTGTCCCCGGTCATGGCCGCGGGAGAAGGCGACAGCGGCAGCCAGGCCGCGCGCAACTACTTCACCGACGTCGTCCTGATCAACCAGCACGGCGAGCCCATGCGCCTTTACAGCGATCTGCTGCAAGGAAAGGTGGTCATCATCAGCACCTTCTTTACGGCCTGCGACGGGGTCTGCCCGGTGAGCCAGTCCAACCTCAAGAAGATTCAGGACTGGCTGGGCGACCGCATGGGCAGCGAGGTTCATTTCCTCTCGCTGAGCGTGGATCCGCTCAACGACACGACCGAGAAGCTGGCCGAGTTCGCTGCCCGCTACAAGGCGCGTCCGGGTTGGCACTTTCTCAGCGGCGATCCCGAGAACGTCCGCTTCGCCCTGCGCAAAGTGGGGCAGTTCGTGGACGACCGGGAATCGCACCAGTCGATTTTCATTATCGGGAACGAGCCTACCCGGCTGTGGAAGAAGGCCTTCGGGCTGAGCAAGCCGGAAGACTTGATACCGATCGTGGATAGCGTTCTCAACGACAAGCCCGGTTTCTAG